A window of Hymenobacter aerilatus contains these coding sequences:
- a CDS encoding sensor histidine kinase, giving the protein MKKFPVRWHVAAWVAVLVYCLLDFLLATPWQGEGLHQGLWLTVSFTLVGTTVFYFCYLVVYPRWLRARRLSYLIGGLAGAALLFILLRAGVEELLFPAVLGFHNYSPDTTLGHYVYENIFYSLPNLTLSGALWATERTLLQEHENQLLREEKRAAETAFLKTQINPHFLFNTLNLLYGMAYPASKPLAAALLKLAELMRYMLHETATDQVALTKEIEYVQHYLALYRLRFPDQLFVEFSITGEPTGRQIAPLVLIPFVENALKHGVLDDPTHPVRMQLHVGAQEVVFQVENRISDQQKDTTSGIGLPNLRRRLALRYPGRHHLHIAADNGQFDTLLRVAC; this is encoded by the coding sequence GTGAAAAAGTTTCCCGTTCGTTGGCATGTTGCGGCCTGGGTGGCCGTGCTGGTATACTGCCTACTTGACTTTCTGTTAGCTACGCCCTGGCAAGGGGAAGGGCTCCATCAGGGCTTGTGGCTGACCGTCTCATTTACGCTGGTTGGAACGACCGTCTTTTACTTTTGCTACCTAGTGGTTTATCCGCGCTGGTTGCGCGCACGCCGGCTGTCCTACTTGATAGGTGGCTTAGCTGGGGCCGCGCTGTTGTTTATCCTGCTGCGGGCTGGGGTAGAAGAACTGCTATTTCCGGCAGTGCTAGGGTTCCACAATTACAGCCCAGACACCACCCTGGGGCACTACGTGTATGAGAATATCTTTTATTCGCTGCCGAACCTAACCTTAAGTGGTGCCTTATGGGCTACTGAGAGAACCCTCCTGCAAGAACACGAAAACCAGCTGCTCCGAGAGGAGAAGCGCGCCGCCGAAACGGCGTTTCTCAAGACGCAGATCAACCCGCACTTTCTCTTCAACACGCTCAACCTGCTCTACGGCATGGCCTACCCCGCGTCCAAGCCCTTAGCAGCAGCCCTGCTTAAGCTGGCCGAGCTGATGCGTTACATGCTCCACGAAACAGCTACTGACCAGGTCGCATTAACCAAGGAAATTGAGTACGTGCAGCATTACTTAGCCCTCTACCGTCTGCGTTTTCCCGACCAGCTGTTTGTGGAGTTCTCCATCACGGGGGAGCCTACGGGCCGCCAGATTGCCCCCCTGGTGCTGATTCCCTTTGTGGAAAATGCGTTGAAGCACGGCGTACTGGACGACCCCACGCACCCGGTGCGTATGCAACTCCACGTGGGCGCACAAGAAGTGGTTTTTCAGGTTGAAAACCGCATCAGCGACCAGCAGAAAGATACCACCAGCGGTATTGGGTTGCCCAACCTGCGGCGCCGTCTGGCTTTGCGCTACCCTGGCCGTCACCACTTGCACATTGCGGCTGACAACGGCCAGTTTGATACCTTGCTGCGCGTCGCTTGTTAA
- a CDS encoding GAF domain-containing protein, whose protein sequence is MLLIAYLSVPLPYAVATPMLPPLPPLSSADEQARLLALRPYKSLKVVPDALFSTLVDLVSRLFDAPLALLTLVDEHDTFFKASYGVTLRQVPREQSVCALTILQQTTLVTEDLQQEPHALENFRYACASNMRFYAGHPLRTAEGHNIGALCILDSRVRTFSPRERQCLQQLAQLASHLLALRLSLQARQPMPSPEWLSLYDILYATFDQLEESDAHLRERRLLPEGARRFQEQSLHLHMEATIAKMQQRIAQIQAALLP, encoded by the coding sequence ATGCTGCTAATTGCGTACCTATCGGTGCCTTTGCCTTACGCTGTTGCTACGCCCATGCTGCCTCCCCTTCCTCCCCTCTCCTCTGCGGACGAGCAGGCACGTTTGCTTGCGCTGCGCCCATACAAGAGCCTTAAAGTGGTACCGGATGCGCTATTCAGTACGTTAGTCGATTTAGTTTCTCGCCTCTTCGATGCCCCCTTGGCCTTGCTGACACTAGTGGATGAGCATGACACCTTCTTCAAGGCCAGTTACGGGGTGACCCTACGCCAGGTGCCCCGCGAGCAGAGCGTGTGCGCCCTAACTATCTTGCAGCAGACGACCCTCGTAACCGAAGATTTACAGCAGGAACCGCACGCGCTCGAAAACTTCCGTTACGCCTGTGCCAGCAACATGCGCTTTTATGCGGGCCATCCGCTGCGGACCGCAGAGGGCCATAATATTGGGGCACTCTGTATCCTCGATAGCCGGGTGCGCACCTTCAGCCCGCGGGAGCGGCAGTGTTTACAGCAGTTGGCGCAGCTAGCCAGTCACTTGTTGGCCCTGCGGCTCTCTTTACAGGCACGACAGCCCATGCCCTCCCCCGAGTGGCTTTCGCTGTACGATATCCTCTACGCTACGTTTGACCAACTAGAGGAATCCGACGCCCACTTGCGAGAGCGACGCCTGTTGCCGGAAGGTGCCCGCCGCTTCCAAGAGCAAAGTCTACATCTACACATGGAGGCGACCATCGCCAAGATGCAACAACGAATAGCGCAAATACAGGCGGCTTTATTGCCGTAG
- a CDS encoding LytR/AlgR family response regulator transcription factor codes for MRDYDSSIQVLAQLPSVVKAVAWLREHPMPDLLFVDIHLEDDLAFRIFEQVPVSAAVIFTTAYDEYMVQAFKLNSIDYLLKPIDADELVSALERYGRLQQHFAPTDLPALLRLISPTAGPAYKERFMVAVGAKLRSIDTSAVACFYFEEGATFLVTREGQRLTIDYSLDKLVPLLNPAQFFRVNRQYVISLAAIEVVHNHSVGRLEVELKPKARQPVLVSGNRATEFKEWLGK; via the coding sequence TTGCGCGACTACGACTCCTCCATTCAGGTATTGGCGCAACTGCCTTCAGTGGTGAAGGCAGTTGCTTGGCTGCGTGAGCATCCAATGCCGGATTTACTGTTCGTTGATATTCATCTGGAAGATGATTTGGCCTTTCGCATCTTCGAGCAGGTGCCGGTGAGTGCCGCCGTCATCTTCACCACGGCCTACGACGAGTATATGGTACAGGCCTTCAAGCTCAACAGCATCGACTACCTACTCAAGCCCATTGATGCCGACGAGCTGGTCTCGGCTTTGGAGCGCTACGGGCGGCTTCAGCAGCACTTCGCCCCAACTGATTTGCCTGCCCTGTTGCGCCTGATAAGCCCCACAGCCGGGCCGGCTTACAAAGAGCGCTTTATGGTAGCCGTGGGCGCCAAGCTGCGTAGCATTGACACGTCGGCCGTAGCCTGCTTCTATTTTGAGGAGGGAGCTACGTTTCTCGTTACTCGCGAGGGCCAGCGGCTCACGATTGACTACAGCCTCGACAAGCTGGTGCCGCTGCTCAACCCCGCGCAATTTTTCCGGGTGAACCGGCAGTATGTCATCAGCCTAGCCGCCATTGAGGTGGTGCACAACCACTCGGTAGGGCGGCTGGAGGTGGAACTCAAGCCCAAAGCCAGACAGCCGGTGCTGGTGAGCGGTAACCGCGCCACCGAGTTCAAAGAGTGGCTGGGTAAATAG
- a CDS encoding GIN domain-containing protein codes for MTSHYSIGFSPPMTSIFLLLLHLLPTVLPVLIAPPSETRDVAAFTYVAVATPVTVLVHQGSPQQVTVEAAAADMARLETMVDHDELRIRDRTADA; via the coding sequence TTGACGAGTCATTATTCTATAGGCTTCTCTCCCCCGATGACTTCCATCTTTCTACTGCTGCTCCACCTGCTTCCCACAGTCCTGCCCGTCCTCATCGCTCCGCCCTCCGAAACCCGAGACGTCGCTGCGTTTACCTACGTAGCCGTAGCGACGCCCGTGACGGTGCTCGTGCACCAGGGAAGTCCTCAGCAAGTCACCGTTGAGGCTGCTGCCGCAGACATGGCCCGCCTGGAAACCATGGTCGACCACGACGAGTTGCGCATCCGCGACCGGACCGCAGATGCGTGA
- a CDS encoding helix-turn-helix domain-containing protein: MFLAQNGTRPAVGRTVTYTSLPCHPTTTQAVIVELRPPLAELDNGALVPLQDLRLVVTDERWLPIQDFADQYLLSSYGKVVSLSYRHTDRQRLLQASGPQRYPSVSLYGAAGVTQVGLNRLVAQHFLPPPAEERFQHVIPKDGNHLNLRAENLQWVDQREQQDRVVLERFHRCGARNPNSKLTPDSVRQIRALAAQGQSYQQLAMQFGVSRPTISLLVRRLTWRTI; this comes from the coding sequence ATGTTTCTTGCCCAGAACGGCACGCGACCGGCCGTTGGCCGCACAGTTACCTATACTAGTCTACCTTGCCATCCGACCACTACGCAAGCCGTCATTGTCGAACTCCGCCCGCCACTGGCCGAACTCGACAATGGTGCGCTGGTTCCCTTGCAGGATTTGCGCCTCGTCGTGACGGATGAGCGCTGGCTCCCCATCCAGGATTTTGCCGACCAGTACCTGCTTTCTTCCTATGGGAAGGTCGTCAGCTTATCGTATCGGCACACGGACCGGCAGCGGCTCTTACAAGCGTCCGGCCCCCAGCGCTACCCCTCCGTTAGTCTCTACGGTGCGGCCGGGGTGACGCAAGTAGGCCTGAACCGCCTAGTGGCCCAGCACTTTCTGCCGCCTCCAGCGGAGGAACGCTTCCAGCATGTGATTCCAAAAGACGGCAATCACCTCAACCTACGAGCGGAGAATCTGCAATGGGTCGATCAACGCGAGCAGCAGGATCGGGTAGTACTGGAGCGGTTTCACCGCTGTGGCGCGCGAAACCCCAACAGCAAACTTACGCCTGATTCCGTACGACAGATTCGAGCCCTGGCCGCACAGGGACAAAGCTACCAGCAGCTGGCGATGCAGTTTGGGGTTAGCCGGCCCACCATCTCCTTGCTGGTACGACGGCTTACCTGGCGAACGATATGA
- a CDS encoding MlaE family ABC transporter permease: MLTAFGSFLLLLLRTLIRPERLSVLWHRTLKEAVLIGVNSVFIEGIVSSFIGAVTCVQIAYNLTNPILPKSIIGFMVREMTILELAPTITSIVLAGKVGSSIAGTLGTMRITEQIDALDVMGINSASYLVLPRIVAALFMFPLLVMLAMFLSLLGGYMAGTFTGALTGADYVEGLRLDFIPYNIAFALIKAVVFAFLVSGIAAFQGYTTRGGALEVGAASTAAVTYSIIAILLADFALAGLLL, from the coding sequence ATGCTCACTGCTTTTGGCTCTTTCCTATTACTGCTGCTACGTACGCTTATCCGCCCAGAGCGCCTGTCGGTCCTCTGGCACCGAACGCTGAAAGAAGCCGTGCTTATCGGAGTAAATTCTGTGTTCATCGAGGGAATCGTTTCTTCATTTATCGGAGCCGTTACCTGCGTGCAAATCGCCTACAACCTCACCAATCCCATACTGCCGAAGTCCATTATCGGCTTCATGGTTCGAGAAATGACCATTCTGGAGCTAGCCCCCACCATTACCAGCATTGTGTTGGCCGGTAAGGTGGGCAGCAGCATCGCCGGCACCCTGGGCACCATGCGCATCACTGAGCAAATCGACGCGCTGGATGTGATGGGTATTAATTCGGCATCCTACCTGGTGCTGCCACGCATAGTCGCGGCCCTGTTCATGTTTCCGCTGCTGGTGATGCTGGCCATGTTTCTTTCTCTGTTGGGTGGCTACATGGCGGGCACATTCACGGGCGCACTCACCGGTGCCGACTATGTAGAGGGACTACGGCTCGATTTTATACCCTACAACATTGCATTCGCGCTCATCAAAGCGGTAGTCTTTGCTTTTCTAGTGTCAGGCATCGCCGCATTCCAGGGATATACTACCCGTGGCGGTGCCTTGGAAGTAGGTGCTGCCAGTACGGCCGCCGTTACCTACTCTATTATTGCCATTCTACTGGCCGACTTCGCGCTGGCTGGGCTCCTGCTCTAA
- a CDS encoding methyltransferase family protein has translation MPALRDVIQQAGQPLTPEQVAARFKRTKPEKVRPLLDTLAALSLLRLYR, from the coding sequence ATGCCCGCCCTACGCGATGTCATTCAACAAGCAGGGCAACCGTTAACGCCAGAGCAAGTAGCCGCTCGGTTCAAGCGCACAAAACCGGAGAAGGTCCGACCACTCTTAGACACCCTAGCAGCCCTCTCCTTACTGCGCCTATACAGATAA
- a CDS encoding efflux RND transporter periplasmic adaptor subunit — protein sequence MLGWLLLTSACGTKKDVAAEAAGAAAATVAPAYPVLTPTPTTAQLHTDYPTVLEGQANVEIRPKLDGFIDQVFVDEGARVRKGQPLFRLNNDEADQQVRAAEAALLSARADVAAAQLDVEKTRPLVEQQILSDLQLKAYQATLQARQGALAQARATLLNARKTQSYAHIISPVDGVIGSLPYKQGSLVKAYGLELLAFAPVMSLPGRVAHVVAHSVFARLSIGSLLGKAFRPGDSYKTFDEEAEALHWLLH from the coding sequence TTGCTCGGCTGGCTGCTGCTAACCAGCGCCTGCGGCACCAAAAAAGATGTCGCTGCCGAGGCAGCCGGCGCGGCGGCCGCTACCGTAGCGCCAGCGTACCCGGTACTAACCCCGACCCCCACTACGGCCCAGCTGCACACCGATTACCCCACGGTACTGGAAGGCCAAGCCAACGTAGAAATCCGGCCCAAGCTCGACGGCTTCATCGACCAGGTGTTCGTGGATGAAGGGGCGCGGGTACGCAAGGGTCAGCCTCTGTTTCGCCTCAACAACGACGAGGCCGACCAGCAGGTACGCGCTGCCGAGGCAGCCCTGCTCAGCGCTCGGGCCGACGTCGCCGCCGCGCAGCTAGATGTGGAGAAGACCCGGCCCTTGGTGGAGCAACAAATTCTGAGTGACTTACAACTCAAGGCCTACCAGGCTACTCTCCAGGCCCGGCAGGGAGCCCTAGCGCAGGCCCGAGCCACGCTGCTCAATGCTCGCAAAACGCAAAGCTACGCCCACATTATTAGCCCCGTGGACGGGGTCATTGGCTCGCTGCCCTATAAGCAAGGTAGCTTAGTCAAAGCGTACGGACTGGAACTGCTAGCGTTTGCACCGGTCATGTCACTGCCCGGGCGGGTTGCGCATGTCGTGGCCCACAGCGTCTTTGCCCGGTTGTCTATCGGCTCACTGCTAGGGAAAGCGTTTCGCCCGGGAGACAGCTACAAAACGTTCGACGAAGAGGCGGAGGCCCTGCATTGGCTCCTGCACTAG
- a CDS encoding Crp/Fnr family transcriptional regulator yields the protein MYESLLAYVRSLSSTPLTEQETQLIKEVFTPRKLRKRQYFLQPGEVCQYMGFVVSGAMRQYTVDGKGAEHVFQLSIENWWAGDRESFTMLTPSRYYIDAWEDTTLLTIPKTNHYLLDTLPAFGEMITQINQRHSFALQHRVNAALSLSAEQRYAELVHTYPEFLQRFPQHVIASYLGITKETLSRVRSLPTKK from the coding sequence ATGTACGAATCCTTACTTGCCTACGTCCGCAGTCTTTCTTCTACTCCCCTGACCGAGCAGGAAACGCAGCTGATTAAGGAGGTCTTCACCCCGCGAAAACTGCGCAAAAGGCAATACTTTCTGCAGCCGGGTGAAGTCTGTCAGTATATGGGCTTTGTCGTGAGCGGGGCCATGCGGCAATACACGGTCGATGGCAAAGGCGCGGAGCATGTGTTTCAGCTTTCTATCGAAAATTGGTGGGCCGGCGACCGGGAAAGCTTTACCATGCTCACGCCCTCACGCTACTACATCGACGCCTGGGAGGACACCACCCTGCTGACCATCCCCAAGACCAACCACTACTTGCTCGATACGCTACCCGCCTTTGGGGAAATGATTACCCAAATCAATCAGCGTCACTCCTTTGCCTTGCAGCACCGCGTCAACGCGGCGCTGAGCCTCTCGGCCGAGCAGCGCTACGCCGAGCTGGTGCATACCTACCCCGAGTTTCTGCAGCGGTTTCCGCAGCACGTTATCGCTTCGTACCTGGGCATTACCAAGGAAACGTTGAGCCGGGTACGCAGCCTGCCGACCAAAAAGTAG
- a CDS encoding outer membrane beta-barrel protein, with protein MKICTLLATFGLLLLSERIHAQQSASVTGSVRDATGRPLALATAVLLHLPDSAVVAAQPTNEQGDYSFTRVAAGRYCLKALLLSYRPARSASFVVGSGPVIVPPLTLTPLSTTLQGVTVQGRLPALEQLADRTVLHVDRLNTAGDNALEVLRKAPGIQLYKDENIVYRGSTGVLILLDGKQTYMSGEALKAYLKSLPASAISQLELLPNPPASLDAAGTAGVLNIRLKRTQRPGLSGTATVAGGYGRYEKASGSTNLHYNVGKVRLFARLSTGRSNSFNRLVQVRHIRDTVYRQVNYWHPLGHSVNYAVGAEVALTPRQTLGGQVRGSRYTETAPTTSETIITGAAGQPVGRLQMDNPQASRSDNAGLNLNYRFALDTLGRELSADVDYVRYTSSADQTFTNLAFTPLSDVARDAGRLRSAESSAVTVRAAKVDYLHPVAGTTWRAETGAKVSWVTTRSALAFDTFAGDIWQPDPLRTNEFEYNETITAAYLSLSTTLGKLRLKGGLRGEHTHSVGASPITGQRVRRDYAQLFPSLFAIYKFSEHDQVGVSGSRRITRPNYQSLNPFLSYTDAYTAHQGNPYLAPSLAMSAVLTYTHRNFQVLGLSYLRATNGINDVVYQNDETKVSTSIEQNLAQATTLILSCGGHSDVTKWWGVDNQLAGSYAQTHTQMEGQPVRLAQFGWSASSDHTFTLPRHFLLTVGGNYRSPTVQGLYYVRANGSLNLGLKKQLWQERATLSLRLTDLFYTDQWRSYLRYNNVNMTWNNQYESRKVLVSFTWKIGNGKVMSRRTAGSQEEENRVSN; from the coding sequence ATGAAAATTTGTACGCTCCTTGCGACCTTCGGCTTACTGCTACTCAGCGAACGAATCCACGCCCAGCAATCAGCTTCCGTAACGGGTAGCGTACGCGATGCAACAGGTAGGCCGCTGGCCCTTGCCACGGCGGTGTTGCTACACCTACCTGATTCGGCGGTGGTAGCCGCGCAACCCACGAACGAGCAAGGAGACTACAGCTTTACGCGGGTGGCCGCCGGGCGCTACTGCTTGAAAGCCCTATTGTTAAGCTATCGACCCGCCCGTAGTGCGAGCTTTGTGGTCGGCAGTGGGCCGGTAATCGTACCTCCACTCACGCTCACGCCCCTTTCTACCACGTTGCAAGGTGTGACCGTGCAGGGGCGCCTACCCGCACTAGAGCAGCTCGCCGACCGTACCGTGCTGCATGTAGACCGCCTGAATACGGCTGGCGACAACGCGCTGGAAGTGCTGCGCAAAGCCCCCGGCATCCAGCTCTACAAAGACGAAAACATCGTCTACCGCGGTAGCACGGGTGTGCTGATACTCCTCGACGGCAAGCAAACCTATATGAGCGGGGAGGCGCTGAAGGCCTACCTCAAGTCCCTCCCAGCTTCGGCTATCAGTCAGCTCGAGTTGCTGCCCAACCCGCCGGCTTCGCTCGACGCGGCCGGGACAGCCGGCGTGCTCAATATTCGCCTCAAACGCACTCAGCGGCCCGGGCTGAGCGGCACGGCAACCGTGGCGGGCGGCTACGGTCGCTACGAAAAGGCGTCGGGCAGTACCAACCTGCACTATAACGTGGGGAAGGTGCGGCTGTTTGCTCGTCTGAGTACGGGGCGATCCAACTCCTTCAATCGACTGGTACAGGTGCGCCACATTCGCGACACGGTATACCGGCAGGTAAACTATTGGCACCCGTTGGGGCACTCCGTCAATTACGCGGTAGGCGCCGAGGTGGCACTCACACCCCGTCAAACGCTGGGTGGGCAGGTGCGCGGCAGCCGTTACACTGAAACGGCCCCAACCACCAGCGAAACCATCATCACCGGCGCGGCCGGCCAGCCGGTCGGGCGCTTGCAGATGGACAACCCACAGGCCTCTCGTTCCGACAACGCGGGCCTCAACCTGAACTACCGCTTTGCGCTCGACACGCTGGGTCGAGAGTTGAGCGCCGACGTGGACTACGTGCGTTACACGTCCTCCGCCGACCAAACCTTTACCAATCTGGCTTTCACGCCCTTGAGCGACGTGGCCCGCGACGCCGGACGGCTGCGCAGTGCCGAATCGTCGGCGGTGACTGTGCGGGCGGCGAAGGTCGACTACCTGCACCCCGTCGCTGGCACCACATGGCGGGCTGAAACGGGCGCCAAAGTCAGCTGGGTAACCACGCGCAGCGCCTTGGCCTTCGACACGTTTGCGGGCGACATCTGGCAGCCCGATCCGTTGCGCACCAATGAGTTCGAGTACAACGAGACCATCACAGCGGCCTACCTGAGCCTAAGCACCACGCTGGGGAAGCTACGGCTGAAAGGCGGCCTGCGCGGGGAACACACGCACTCTGTGGGCGCATCCCCTATAACCGGGCAGCGCGTGCGGCGTGACTACGCGCAGCTGTTTCCCAGCCTGTTTGCGATTTACAAATTCAGTGAGCACGATCAGGTAGGGGTATCCGGCAGCCGGCGCATCACGCGCCCGAACTACCAGAGCCTGAATCCATTTCTCAGTTACACAGACGCCTACACCGCTCACCAAGGCAATCCGTACCTGGCGCCTTCGCTGGCTATGTCCGCAGTGCTGACTTACACCCACCGCAATTTCCAGGTGCTAGGCCTGAGTTACCTGCGCGCAACCAACGGCATCAACGATGTCGTCTACCAGAACGACGAGACGAAAGTCTCGACCTCCATCGAGCAAAACCTGGCCCAGGCCACGACACTCATTCTCTCCTGCGGTGGCCACTCGGATGTGACCAAGTGGTGGGGCGTGGACAACCAGCTGGCGGGCTCTTACGCGCAAACCCATACGCAGATGGAGGGCCAGCCCGTGCGACTGGCTCAATTCGGTTGGTCAGCCAGTTCCGATCACACTTTCACGCTGCCCCGCCACTTTCTGCTTACCGTTGGCGGCAACTACCGTTCTCCAACGGTGCAAGGGCTATACTACGTCCGCGCCAACGGCTCGCTCAACCTGGGCCTGAAAAAGCAGCTCTGGCAGGAAAGGGCGACACTGAGCCTGCGCCTCACGGATTTGTTTTATACCGATCAGTGGCGCAGCTACCTACGCTACAACAATGTCAACATGACCTGGAACAACCAATACGAAAGCCGCAAGGTGTTGGTGAGTTTCACTTGGAAAATTGGCAACGGCAAGGTCATGAGCCGCCGTACAGCCGGTAGCCAGGAGGAAGAGAATCGGGTTTCTAACTAA
- a CDS encoding LytR/AlgR family response regulator transcription factor: MIRCLVVDDEAPALAILADYISQVPFLTLVGTTTNPLEALTLVQQGGADVVFLDIQMPKLTGLQFLKLSGHRCKVVLTTAYPEYALEGYENDVVDYLLKPIAFERFLKAAQKALALFPAAPAASGLPAPVSSTPPAYLFIKGDTKHKYVRVNYADILYIEGLSNYVSLYLPGQRLITYQTLKELTDTLPHPPFLRVHKSYIVSLDKIRLIDGNTLYIEDKQVPVSETYREQLYRLIREK, encoded by the coding sequence ATGATTCGCTGCCTGGTTGTGGATGACGAAGCACCCGCCCTCGCCATTTTAGCCGATTACATCAGCCAAGTACCCTTTTTGACACTCGTGGGCACCACCACCAACCCGCTTGAAGCGCTGACCCTCGTGCAGCAAGGCGGCGCGGACGTGGTGTTTCTGGACATTCAGATGCCCAAGCTGACAGGGCTGCAGTTTCTCAAGCTCAGTGGCCATAGGTGTAAGGTAGTACTCACGACAGCATACCCGGAATACGCGCTGGAAGGCTACGAGAACGACGTGGTAGACTACCTGCTCAAGCCCATTGCCTTTGAGCGCTTTCTGAAGGCGGCGCAGAAAGCGTTGGCCTTGTTTCCTGCCGCGCCGGCTGCGTCCGGGCTACCTGCGCCGGTGTCATCTACTCCCCCTGCGTACTTATTTATCAAGGGTGACACCAAACACAAGTATGTGCGCGTCAACTACGCCGATATTCTCTATATCGAAGGACTCAGCAATTACGTCTCGTTGTATCTACCGGGGCAGCGGCTGATTACGTATCAGACGCTCAAGGAGCTGACGGACACGTTGCCGCATCCGCCCTTTCTGCGGGTACATAAGTCCTATATCGTCTCGCTCGACAAGATTCGGCTGATCGATGGTAATACGCTGTACATTGAGGACAAGCAAGTACCCGTCAGCGAGACCTACCGTGAGCAATTATACCGATTGATCCGAGAAAAGTAA
- a CDS encoding alpha/beta fold hydrolase — protein MMLIPASTTLPSNASTSLQRAAILARNNVHVVGTGKRTLLLCNGFGCSQQIWRYLVTPLATQYTVVLFDHVGGGASDLHAYDPQKYGSLAGYAHDVVEICQALALTQVTLIGHSVGATIAMLAAIQAPAYFTDVILLAPSPCYLNEPGYHGGFEREDIEQLLGLMQADYDSWANLFANLLMGPANNASLGEQLAGYFCQTDSVIAQQFARVVFLSDNRADVPHLQHRTLLVQCQHDVAAPEEVGAYLLEQLPNATLVQLQATGHCPHLSAPLETLATIEHFLTHEAAYLDTV, from the coding sequence ATGATGCTGATTCCTGCTTCTACTACCCTACCCTCCAACGCCTCCACTTCTCTACAGCGGGCTGCCATTCTCGCGCGCAATAATGTGCATGTGGTGGGCACTGGGAAACGGACGCTGCTCTTATGTAATGGTTTTGGCTGCAGCCAACAGATTTGGCGCTACTTAGTGACACCTCTAGCCACGCAGTATACCGTTGTGCTATTTGACCACGTTGGCGGCGGTGCGTCTGACTTGCACGCCTATGACCCCCAGAAGTACGGCTCCTTGGCCGGGTATGCGCACGACGTAGTCGAGATCTGTCAAGCGCTAGCGTTAACGCAGGTGACATTAATTGGGCACTCCGTCGGCGCTACTATTGCCATGCTGGCTGCCATCCAAGCGCCGGCCTATTTCACAGACGTCATACTGCTCGCCCCCTCGCCCTGCTACTTAAACGAACCGGGCTACCACGGGGGCTTCGAACGAGAAGACATTGAACAGCTTCTGGGGCTTATGCAAGCCGACTATGATAGCTGGGCCAACCTATTTGCCAACCTGCTGATGGGGCCGGCCAACAACGCGTCGCTGGGCGAGCAATTGGCAGGCTATTTCTGCCAGACGGATTCCGTGATTGCACAGCAGTTTGCGCGCGTCGTGTTTCTCTCCGATAATCGGGCCGACGTACCCCACCTGCAACACCGCACGCTGTTGGTGCAGTGTCAGCACGACGTAGCAGCTCCGGAAGAAGTGGGAGCGTACTTGCTCGAGCAGTTGCCTAACGCTACGTTGGTGCAGCTGCAAGCCACGGGTCACTGTCCGCACTTGAGCGCGCCCCTAGAAACGCTGGCAACTATTGAGCACTTTCTCACGCACGAAGCTGCCTATTTAGATACTGTATAG